One window from the genome of Magnetovibrio sp. encodes:
- the rlmJ gene encoding 23S rRNA (adenine(2030)-N(6))-methyltransferase RlmJ, which yields MLSYQHAYHAGCPADVHKHAALARLLVRLSAVDEPLTLIETHAGRGLYSLTSPEAKKTREAQQGIVRLLKDGKLPPSHPLAKVIAKTRRRHGPAAYPGSPLIADTLLRPQDSIHLMELHPQEHAALEHLLGDKKNISIQRRDGFEATYEMAPPTPKRGLVLIDPSFEIKSEYTLTAEFIIDLNAKWTDGIILLWYPMLKAGYYKDMVGALEDAMLPGFHRSEMHFAKPENVRGMFGSGLVAVNLPKAFQPAIDAFTWPYPF from the coding sequence ATGCTGTCTTACCAACACGCCTACCATGCCGGTTGCCCGGCGGACGTTCACAAACACGCCGCCCTGGCGCGTCTGCTGGTGCGCCTGAGCGCCGTGGACGAACCGCTCACCTTGATCGAAACCCACGCCGGTCGTGGCCTGTACAGCCTGACCTCACCGGAAGCGAAAAAAACCCGTGAAGCGCAACAAGGCATCGTGCGTTTGCTCAAAGACGGCAAACTGCCGCCCAGCCATCCGTTGGCCAAGGTCATCGCCAAGACCCGGCGCCGACACGGCCCGGCTGCGTATCCGGGCTCGCCACTGATCGCCGATACCCTGCTGCGCCCCCAAGACAGCATTCATTTGATGGAACTGCATCCCCAGGAACACGCCGCGCTGGAACATTTGCTGGGCGATAAAAAGAACATCTCCATCCAACGCCGCGATGGTTTCGAGGCGACCTACGAAATGGCGCCACCGACGCCGAAACGCGGACTGGTGCTGATCGATCCCAGTTTCGAAATCAAAAGCGAATACACCCTGACGGCCGAATTCATCATCGACCTCAACGCCAAGTGGACGGACGGCATCATCTTGCTGTGGTATCCGATGCTGAAGGCGGGATACTACAAAGACATGGTCGGCGCACTGGAAGACGCCATGTTGCCCGGTTTTCACCGCAGCGAAATGCACTTCGCCAAACCCGAAAACGTGCGCGGCATGTTCGGCAGCGGTCTGGTCGCGGTCAACCTGCCAAAAGCATTTCAGCCCGCCATCGACGCGTTCACCTGGCCATATCCGTTTTAA
- a CDS encoding DMT family transporter, which produces MVSKMPPALLLTLSALFWGGNFVVGRWAHSDIPPLNLTFWRWLASGLILLPFVARGIWLHRALIRKHFALLTVLAVTGMVMFHSFTYIALNTTTAINAAVVLASMPMVIPVISVLVGDERLSTRQALGIGISVLGVVAIVSRGDWQVLVHLSFTPGDLWVLGAVLAWSVYSVLLKRLPKGEGQKLPPMVLLGTTNWIAIAVLLPFYLWEYNTVGGFAVGVSSLMVIAYVALFASIAAFVCWNAAVPQVGANKAGLFIHLIPLFASIFSIIFLGESLKLYHLIGIAPILTGVYLTTTAKAPADRTAQKKDV; this is translated from the coding sequence ATGGTTTCGAAAATGCCGCCCGCATTGCTGCTGACGCTTTCCGCCCTGTTTTGGGGCGGGAATTTCGTCGTCGGCCGCTGGGCGCACAGCGACATTCCGCCGCTGAATTTGACCTTTTGGCGGTGGTTGGCGTCGGGCCTTATCTTGCTGCCGTTCGTGGCGCGTGGCATATGGCTGCACCGCGCCCTGATCCGCAAGCATTTTGCCTTGCTGACGGTGCTTGCGGTCACCGGCATGGTGATGTTTCACAGCTTCACCTACATCGCATTGAACACCACCACCGCCATCAATGCCGCCGTGGTGTTGGCGAGCATGCCTATGGTCATACCGGTGATCTCGGTTTTGGTGGGTGACGAACGTCTCAGCACCCGCCAAGCCTTGGGTATTGGGATTTCGGTGTTGGGGGTGGTGGCGATCGTGTCGCGCGGGGACTGGCAGGTGTTGGTTCATTTAAGCTTCACGCCCGGCGATTTGTGGGTGCTGGGAGCGGTGTTGGCGTGGTCTGTCTATTCGGTGCTGTTGAAGCGCCTGCCCAAGGGCGAGGGACAAAAACTGCCGCCGATGGTTTTGCTGGGCACCACCAACTGGATCGCCATCGCCGTTTTGCTGCCGTTTTACCTGTGGGAATACAACACCGTCGGCGGGTTCGCGGTGGGGGTGTCGAGCTTGATGGTGATCGCCTATGTGGCGTTGTTCGCCTCCATCGCCGCGTTCGTGTGCTGGAACGCCGCCGTGCCTCAGGTGGGGGCGAACAAGGCAGGATTGTTTATTCACCTGATCCCGCTGTTCGCGTCGATCTTTTCGATCATTTTCCTGGGCGAAAGCCTCAAGCTTTACCATTTGATCGGCATCGCGCCGATCCTGACCGGGGTCTACCTGACCACCACCGCCAAGGCGCCGGCGGACCGTACCGCCCAGAAGAAAGACGTTTAA
- a CDS encoding ABC transporter substrate-binding protein: MKLTHHLKGMAIAAMTVLAVSAGSANAAEKLRIGTEGAYPPFNMVDANGELQGFDVDIAKALCDSMGADCTFVKQDWDGIIPALNKRKFDAIVASMSITDERKKAVDFSERYYTNKLQFVGKTGMAMDVSAAGLKGKTIGAQRATISGDWLEKNRADADIKLYDTQENAYLDLASGRLDGILADALVNYEWLQSDAGKGFEFKGEPVFDGDLIGIAVRKGEDDLRMKLNKAIKDIVANGTYAKINAKYFPFSIY; this comes from the coding sequence ATGAAATTGACCCACCACCTTAAAGGCATGGCCATCGCCGCCATGACCGTTCTGGCCGTCAGTGCCGGCAGCGCCAACGCAGCGGAAAAACTGCGCATCGGCACCGAAGGCGCATACCCTCCGTTCAACATGGTTGACGCCAACGGCGAACTTCAGGGCTTCGACGTCGACATCGCCAAGGCGCTGTGCGACAGCATGGGCGCGGACTGCACGTTCGTGAAACAGGATTGGGACGGCATCATCCCGGCGCTCAACAAGCGCAAGTTCGACGCCATCGTGGCCTCCATGTCGATCACCGACGAGCGCAAGAAAGCCGTCGACTTTTCCGAACGCTACTACACCAACAAGCTGCAGTTCGTCGGCAAGACCGGTATGGCGATGGACGTGTCCGCCGCTGGCCTCAAAGGCAAAACCATCGGTGCGCAGCGCGCCACCATCAGCGGCGACTGGCTGGAAAAGAACCGCGCCGATGCCGACATCAAGCTCTATGACACCCAGGAAAACGCATACCTCGACCTCGCCTCGGGCCGTTTGGATGGTATCCTCGCCGACGCCCTGGTGAACTACGAATGGCTTCAGTCCGATGCGGGCAAAGGCTTTGAATTCAAAGGCGAGCCGGTGTTCGACGGCGACTTGATCGGCATCGCCGTGCGCAAGGGCGAAGACGACCTGCGCATGAAGCTGAACAAAGCCATCAAGGACATCGTGGCGAACGGCACCTACGCGAAAATCAACGCGAAGTACTTCCCCTTCTCCATCTATTGA
- a CDS encoding DMT family transporter produces the protein MRRLHANLLLLIAALIWGMTFSIQQMAMEHIGPVLFTGVRFLIGAAVVLPFALKELRAKRRDENWRLSPATLPWLALTGAVLFTAALLQQFGIAATTVANAGFLTALYVPLTPILAFFVLRQMPHPAIWPAAVACLGGAYLMAGGALDDIQDGDAWVIAGALFWATHILLIGAMTARTGAPFVISFVQFFVCGILGTVWATVWGGPAEAPSLEALSGAAPMLAFSGILSVGLGFTLQVVGQRHTPAADASVILSAETVFAALAGAVLLGEHLGALELGGGALILTGVLAVELLPLTFAKVRARR, from the coding sequence ATGCGCCGCTTGCATGCCAACCTGTTGTTGTTGATCGCCGCCCTGATCTGGGGGATGACGTTTTCCATTCAGCAAATGGCGATGGAACACATCGGCCCGGTGCTGTTCACGGGCGTGCGCTTTCTCATCGGCGCGGCTGTGGTTTTGCCGTTCGCGCTCAAGGAACTGCGCGCCAAGCGGCGTGACGAAAACTGGCGCTTGAGCCCAGCAACGCTGCCATGGTTGGCGCTGACCGGCGCGGTGTTGTTCACGGCGGCGTTGTTGCAGCAATTCGGCATTGCCGCCACCACGGTGGCGAATGCAGGGTTTCTGACCGCGCTCTACGTCCCGTTGACGCCGATATTGGCCTTTTTCGTGCTGCGTCAAATGCCCCATCCAGCCATTTGGCCAGCCGCTGTGGCGTGTCTCGGCGGGGCCTATTTGATGGCCGGGGGGGCGTTGGATGATATACAGGACGGCGATGCCTGGGTCATCGCTGGGGCGCTGTTTTGGGCCACGCATATCTTGTTGATCGGGGCGATGACGGCGCGCACCGGCGCACCGTTCGTGATTTCGTTCGTCCAGTTTTTTGTTTGCGGCATTCTCGGCACGGTGTGGGCCACGGTCTGGGGTGGGCCCGCAGAAGCGCCGAGCCTGGAGGCGTTGAGCGGCGCCGCGCCGATGCTGGCGTTTTCCGGCATCTTGTCGGTGGGCCTGGGCTTTACCTTGCAGGTGGTGGGGCAGCGCCACACCCCGGCCGCGGATGCGTCGGTCATTCTCAGTGCCGAAACCGTGTTCGCCGCGTTGGCCGGTGCGGTGTTGCTGGGCGAACACTTAGGCGCGCTGGAATTGGGCGGCGGGGCCTTGATCCTCACCGGGGTTCTCGCGGTCGAATTGTTGCCTTTGACGTTTGCCAAGGTCAGGGCACGGCGCTAG
- a CDS encoding DUF3830 family protein yields MMEYLNIQAGPFAFRAKFERERAPKTCARFMELLPFENKVIHSRWSGEAVWIPLGDFDAQVDFENHTCHPSRGDILLYPGGYSETEILFAYGSSSFASKMGNLAGNHFLTVVEGQDRLLEFGNHVLWHGAQEIRFYPD; encoded by the coding sequence ATGATGGAGTATCTCAACATACAAGCGGGGCCGTTTGCGTTTCGCGCCAAGTTTGAGCGCGAACGCGCGCCGAAAACCTGTGCCCGGTTTATGGAGCTGCTGCCGTTCGAAAACAAGGTCATTCATTCGCGTTGGAGCGGCGAGGCGGTGTGGATTCCGCTGGGCGATTTCGACGCCCAGGTGGACTTTGAAAACCACACCTGCCATCCGTCGCGCGGCGACATCTTGCTCTATCCCGGCGGCTATAGCGAAACGGAAATCTTGTTCGCTTACGGCAGTTCCAGCTTCGCCAGCAAAATGGGCAATCTGGCGGGCAATCACTTCCTCACCGTGGTCGAAGGTCAAGACCGGCTGTTGGAATTCGGCAATCACGTCTTGTGGCACGGCGCGCAGGAAATCCGCTTTTATCCAGACTGA
- a CDS encoding ABC transporter ATP-binding protein, translating into MSDNSTPLLQVEDIHKRFGGQEVLKGVSVSAKRGDVISILGSSGSGKSTFLRCINYLEHPDQGRVIIDGEEIRTKTTKNNELIPADQKQLARLRARIGFVFQSFNLWPHLDVLQNVIEAPMQVSKLSKKEAVDRAEALLERVGLSERKHHYPAHLSGGQQQRAAIARTLAMEPDVILFDEPTSALDPELVSEVLAVIRSLAEEGRTMLIVTHEMGFAREVSTWTQFLHQGKVEEQGPPDKIFNNADSERIRQFMASHLH; encoded by the coding sequence ATGTCGGACAATTCCACGCCTCTGCTGCAAGTTGAGGACATTCACAAACGCTTCGGCGGTCAAGAAGTCCTCAAAGGCGTGTCCGTCAGCGCCAAGCGCGGCGACGTGATTTCCATATTGGGATCGAGCGGTTCGGGCAAAAGCACCTTCTTGCGCTGTATCAATTATCTCGAACACCCCGACCAAGGCCGGGTCATCATCGACGGCGAAGAAATCCGCACCAAAACGACCAAAAACAATGAATTGATTCCCGCCGACCAGAAGCAGCTCGCCCGTTTGCGGGCGCGCATCGGCTTCGTTTTTCAGTCGTTCAACCTGTGGCCGCACCTCGACGTTTTGCAAAACGTCATCGAAGCGCCGATGCAGGTCTCGAAACTGAGCAAAAAGGAAGCCGTCGATCGCGCCGAAGCCCTGTTGGAGCGCGTCGGCCTGAGCGAGCGCAAACACCACTACCCCGCACACCTGTCCGGCGGCCAACAACAACGCGCCGCCATCGCCCGCACGCTGGCGATGGAACCGGACGTGATCTTGTTCGACGAACCGACTTCGGCGCTCGATCCAGAGTTGGTCAGCGAAGTGCTGGCGGTAATCCGCTCGCTGGCCGAAGAGGGCCGCACGATGCTGATCGTCACCCACGAAATGGGCTTCGCCCGCGAAGTGTCCACCTGGACCCAATTTCTGCACCAAGGAAAGGTTGAAGAACAGGGTCCGCCCGACAAGATATTCAACAACGCGGATTCCGAACGCATCCGCCAATTCATGGCCAGCCACCTTCACTAG
- a CDS encoding VOC family protein, translated as MQNRVHLITLGVKDMAVSRAYYEAMGWVTSPISMDEVTFFQAGDQVLGLYLQEALDHDTGLNGAKPGGVTLAVNVQSRDEVDAMYAKALEAGATVLTRPREMPWGGYTGYVADPDGHPWEFSHVAQLVPDENGALILPDSL; from the coding sequence ATGCAAAATCGTGTGCATCTCATCACCCTCGGTGTCAAGGATATGGCGGTGTCACGGGCGTATTACGAAGCCATGGGCTGGGTCACGTCGCCGATCAGCATGGACGAGGTGACGTTCTTTCAGGCCGGTGATCAAGTGCTGGGGCTTTACCTGCAAGAGGCGCTCGACCACGACACCGGATTGAATGGAGCGAAACCCGGCGGGGTGACCCTGGCCGTGAACGTGCAAAGCCGGGATGAGGTCGACGCCATGTACGCTAAGGCGTTGGAAGCGGGGGCCACGGTCTTGACGCGGCCCCGCGAAATGCCGTGGGGCGGTTACACCGGCTATGTCGCGGACCCCGACGGCCACCCTTGGGAATTTTCCCACGTGGCGCAATTGGTGCCGGACGAAAACGGCGCGCTGATTCTGCCCGATAGCCTTTAG
- the mobA gene encoding molybdenum cofactor guanylyltransferase MobA, with amino-acid sequence MNSFNVPSINIKALSPSGSREVVGVLLAGGRSSRFGGDDKCLQLLNGKTMLERVALKAAPQVGALVLNANGDTNRFPDLGMPVIKDSIDDFAGPLAGVLTAMDFAAKHVPQARWVASFATDAPFVPGNWVSRVLAAITREGADMGTVSSNDNTHPVFGLWPVSLRFELRKAMEREDIRKVRAWTSRYKVATVAYELGEIDPFFNINTQDDLNDAENRLASTSRADAG; translated from the coding sequence ATGAACAGTTTCAATGTCCCCTCCATCAACATCAAAGCCCTAAGCCCGTCTGGCTCGCGCGAGGTCGTCGGCGTTTTGCTGGCCGGCGGACGTTCCAGCCGGTTTGGCGGCGATGACAAATGTTTGCAGTTGCTCAATGGCAAGACCATGTTGGAGCGCGTGGCTCTCAAAGCCGCCCCTCAGGTCGGTGCGCTGGTGCTTAACGCCAACGGTGACACCAACCGCTTTCCCGACCTTGGCATGCCGGTGATCAAAGACAGCATCGACGATTTCGCCGGTCCGCTGGCGGGTGTGTTGACGGCCATGGATTTCGCCGCCAAGCACGTGCCCCAAGCGCGCTGGGTGGCCAGTTTCGCCACCGACGCTCCGTTCGTGCCAGGCAATTGGGTGAGCCGCGTGCTGGCTGCGATCACCCGCGAAGGCGCCGACATGGGCACAGTGTCGTCAAACGACAACACCCATCCGGTGTTCGGTCTGTGGCCGGTCAGCCTGCGTTTTGAGCTGCGCAAAGCCATGGAACGTGAAGATATTCGCAAAGTCCGCGCCTGGACGTCGCGCTACAAGGTTGCGACGGTGGCGTACGAGTTGGGCGAGATCGATCCGTTCTTCAACATCAACACCCAAGACGACCTGAACGACGCGGAAAACCGTTTGGCCAGCACCTCACGCGCCGACGCTGGTTAA
- a CDS encoding acyl-CoA thioesterase: MNESSPSDQPKGVLAIRQVAMPANLNAGGNVFGGWILSQMDLAGGITANDRAQGRVATVAITAMEFHLPVLAGDVLCCYADVTKVGNTSLTIHVQAWVHRRTGPKLEELKVTEGDFVFVALDENGHKRRVPDE, translated from the coding sequence ATGAACGAATCGAGCCCATCCGACCAACCGAAAGGCGTGCTGGCGATCCGCCAAGTGGCGATGCCCGCCAACTTGAACGCGGGCGGCAACGTGTTCGGCGGCTGGATCTTGTCGCAAATGGACTTGGCGGGCGGCATCACCGCCAACGACCGCGCCCAAGGCCGGGTCGCCACGGTGGCCATCACGGCGATGGAATTCCACCTGCCGGTTTTGGCCGGCGACGTGCTGTGCTGTTACGCCGACGTCACCAAGGTCGGTAACACCTCGCTGACCATTCACGTGCAGGCCTGGGTGCATCGCCGCACGGGACCGAAACTGGAAGAGCTGAAAGTCACCGAAGGCGACTTCGTGTTCGTGGCCCTGGATGAAAACGGACACAAACGGCGCGTTCCCGACGAATAG
- a CDS encoding GGDEF domain-containing protein: MGSQNANSAGRFAPHTEPDGAGSPTIFEADLVRLKVRFPLKRFITLIVTIGALIIAMIAYSAETGLRMSQRYTPLIDAAMEIKLEATTAYLWYEEDTRQDPHANMDLVRKHIDQADWYARAMLEGGANAEGIFIPLDDPELRTSIEDVRRLLAHFRAKMEHPAFDQTENMPQNQSSDHMFETFIKMADGVETRLQNLVQIAEKRFVFVQAVLAVSALAVMSVLGILFVRFADAQNNAVRDLRREIFRRIRMESTLRKQATTDTLTGLMNRRRMTDILQDEVSRATRLNTPFSVVMFDIDHFKQVNDTFGHDVGDVVLKEIAVTVKSRLRQLDAFARWGGEEFMILLRGTDIDGALELSNICCELLAGHDIETVGRVTASFGVASHRPGQTVRDLVRRADEALYQAKNKGRNCVVIAKAD, encoded by the coding sequence ATGGGTTCCCAAAACGCGAACAGCGCAGGTCGTTTTGCGCCGCACACGGAACCGGACGGCGCGGGCTCCCCAACCATCTTTGAAGCCGACCTGGTGCGCCTCAAGGTGCGCTTCCCCCTCAAGCGCTTCATCACCTTGATCGTCACCATCGGTGCGCTGATCATCGCCATGATCGCCTACAGCGCCGAAACCGGGCTGAGAATGTCCCAGCGCTATACGCCGCTGATCGACGCCGCCATGGAAATCAAGCTGGAAGCGACCACCGCCTATTTGTGGTACGAAGAAGACACACGACAAGACCCTCACGCCAATATGGATCTGGTCCGCAAGCATATCGATCAAGCCGATTGGTATGCCCGCGCCATGCTGGAAGGCGGCGCCAATGCGGAAGGCATATTCATCCCCCTGGACGACCCAGAACTGCGCACCAGCATCGAAGACGTACGCCGCCTGTTGGCCCATTTTCGCGCAAAGATGGAGCATCCCGCCTTCGACCAGACCGAAAACATGCCGCAAAATCAGTCAAGCGATCACATGTTCGAAACCTTCATTAAAATGGCCGACGGCGTCGAAACGCGGCTGCAGAACCTCGTCCAAATCGCGGAAAAACGGTTCGTTTTCGTCCAAGCGGTGCTCGCCGTGAGCGCATTGGCGGTGATGTCGGTGCTGGGTATTTTGTTCGTGCGCTTCGCCGATGCGCAAAACAATGCCGTGAGGGATCTCAGGCGCGAAATCTTTCGCCGTATTCGGATGGAAAGCACCCTGCGCAAGCAAGCCACCACAGACACCTTGACCGGGTTGATGAACCGGCGGCGCATGACCGACATCTTGCAAGACGAAGTGAGCCGCGCGACGCGTCTCAACACACCCTTTTCCGTGGTCATGTTCGACATCGACCACTTCAAACAAGTCAACGACACCTTCGGTCACGACGTCGGCGACGTCGTCTTGAAAGAAATCGCCGTCACCGTCAAATCGCGCCTGCGCCAGTTGGATGCCTTTGCCCGTTGGGGCGGCGAGGAATTCATGATTTTGCTACGCGGCACCGACATCGACGGCGCGTTGGAACTGTCCAACATCTGCTGCGAACTGCTCGCCGGGCACGACATCGAAACCGTTGGCCGTGTCACCGCAAGTTTCGGCGTCGCCTCGCACCGCCCCGGGCAGACCGTGCGCGACCTGGTCCGACGCGCCGACGAAGCGTTGTATCAGGCCAAGAACAAAGGCCGAAATTGCGTGGTGATCGCCAAGGCCGACTAG
- a CDS encoding MFS transporter — MPVQNYRFTILMLATAQGLYLVSGVTFIMFAGLVGQMLADNKLLATLPIAVMTIGTASSTIPMSILMKRIGRRFGFLIGASAGVSAGALGAYAITEGSFVLFCLAALVMGIYQACTQYYRFAAVESAPMDFVSRAVSFVLLGGVISALFGPSLAVFSRDLLAPVPFAGGFAMASLISVAAMIPLSLVRIPRPMEDSNHEGARPLGVIVRQPAFIAAVLNAATSYGLMVLVMTATPLAMTACGFEMHDTGSVIQWHVLAMFVPSFFTGSLIHRFGVLTILFSGMALFIVSAVFATSGIEMLNFGVALILLGVAWNFLFVGGTTLLTEAYQPSEKAKTQGINEFIVFASAATGSFASGGLFNLSGWDAVNYGMAPFLGVTFLVTLWYAKTKRVQARAMA, encoded by the coding sequence ATGCCCGTGCAAAATTACCGTTTCACCATCTTGATGTTGGCCACGGCGCAGGGGCTTTATTTGGTCTCGGGCGTGACCTTCATCATGTTCGCCGGATTGGTCGGCCAGATGCTGGCTGACAACAAGTTGCTGGCGACCTTGCCCATCGCGGTGATGACCATCGGCACCGCGTCGAGCACCATCCCGATGTCGATCCTGATGAAGCGCATCGGTCGGCGGTTCGGCTTCCTGATCGGCGCCTCGGCCGGTGTCAGTGCCGGCGCACTGGGCGCTTACGCCATCACCGAGGGCAGCTTCGTGTTGTTTTGCCTAGCGGCTTTGGTCATGGGCATCTATCAAGCCTGCACCCAGTATTATCGATTTGCCGCAGTGGAAAGCGCGCCGATGGATTTTGTCAGCCGGGCGGTGTCGTTTGTTTTGCTGGGCGGCGTGATTTCGGCGTTGTTCGGACCGAGCCTGGCGGTTTTCAGCCGCGACTTGCTCGCCCCGGTGCCGTTTGCGGGCGGTTTCGCGATGGCCTCGCTGATCAGCGTCGCGGCGATGATCCCGTTATCGCTGGTGCGCATTCCCCGACCGATGGAAGACAGCAACCACGAAGGCGCGCGGCCGCTCGGCGTGATTGTACGCCAGCCCGCATTCATCGCGGCGGTGCTCAACGCCGCGACCAGCTATGGCTTGATGGTGTTGGTGATGACCGCGACGCCCTTGGCGATGACCGCGTGCGGGTTTGAAATGCACGACACCGGCTCGGTCATTCAGTGGCACGTGTTGGCGATGTTCGTGCCGTCGTTTTTCACCGGCAGCTTGATCCACCGCTTCGGCGTGTTGACGATCCTGTTCAGCGGCATGGCATTGTTCATCGTCAGCGCGGTGTTCGCCACGTCGGGGATCGAAATGCTCAATTTCGGCGTCGCGTTGATCTTGCTGGGGGTGGCGTGGAACTTCCTGTTCGTCGGCGGCACCACGTTGTTGACCGAAGCCTACCAGCCGTCGGAAAAAGCCAAGACCCAAGGCATCAACGAATTCATCGTGTTCGCCTCGGCGGCCACCGGTTCGTTCGCGTCGGGGGGCTTGTTCAATCTGTCGGGATGGGACGCGGTCAACTACGGCATGGCGCCGTTTTTGGGCGTGACGTTTCTCGTCACGCTTTGGTACGCCAAAACCAAACGGGTTCAGGCGCGCGCGATGGCTTAA
- the parE gene encoding DNA topoisomerase IV subunit B: protein MSDLFEADDTPKKAPKPAPAKPAAKKASSQSVPSGGPKPVGGDAYTAADIEVLEGLEPVRKRPGMYIGGTDERAYHHLAAEILDNSMDEAVAGHASVIEVILEPGNRLVVRDNGRGIPVDPHPKFKDKSALEVIFTTLHAGGKFGGGAYETSGGLHGVGSSVVNALSSELIVEVAKDKQLYRQSYSRGLPTSALESLGPVNNRRGTTVSFVPDTDIFGTRVHFRPHTLFRMVRSKAYLYRGVKIRWSCDAALLKDKEDKDVPEKAELHFPGGLADYIASLLKERRTVTPLPFEGLANFPEGPGRVEWAVAWPMDEDGFLNSYCNTVPTPQGGTHESGLKSALTKGIKAYADLVGDKRAAKIMADDMIGGACVMLSAFIPEPQFQGQTKDKLATAEAARLVENAVRDRFDHWLSSDPKVAQVLLDNAVERANIRTRRRLDQETKRKSLTKKLRLPGKLSDCSQTSALGTELFIVEGDSAGGSAKQARDRKTQAILPLRGKILNVASATADKLKANQELSDLVEALGCGTRKAYDDEALRYEKVIIMTDADVDGAHIASLLMTFFFKETPKLIENGHLYIAMPPLYRISQGAKVIYARDDAHKDELMQTEFTGRGKIEISRFKGLGEMPPAQLKETTMNPDNRILLRVTVPTGHGAEDWDDIHDTEELVESLMGKKPELRYAYIQEHAQFVEDIDV, encoded by the coding sequence ATGAGCGACCTGTTCGAAGCCGACGACACCCCGAAGAAAGCCCCCAAGCCCGCGCCCGCCAAACCCGCGGCGAAAAAGGCCTCATCTCAATCCGTGCCGAGCGGCGGCCCCAAGCCCGTTGGCGGCGACGCCTACACGGCGGCCGATATCGAGGTCTTGGAAGGGCTGGAACCGGTGCGCAAACGCCCCGGCATGTACATCGGCGGTACGGACGAGCGCGCCTATCATCACCTCGCGGCAGAAATCCTCGACAACTCCATGGACGAAGCGGTCGCCGGTCACGCCAGCGTCATCGAAGTTATCTTGGAGCCGGGCAACCGACTGGTGGTGCGCGACAACGGCCGCGGCATTCCGGTCGATCCACATCCGAAATTTAAGGACAAGTCGGCGCTGGAGGTGATTTTCACCACCTTGCACGCGGGCGGCAAATTCGGCGGCGGCGCTTACGAGACCTCGGGCGGTCTGCACGGCGTCGGCTCGTCGGTGGTCAATGCCCTGTCGTCGGAACTGATCGTCGAGGTCGCCAAGGACAAGCAGCTTTATCGGCAATCCTATTCGCGCGGTCTGCCGACCTCTGCGCTGGAAAGCCTCGGCCCGGTCAACAACCGGCGCGGCACCACGGTTTCGTTCGTGCCCGACACCGACATTTTCGGCACCCGGGTGCATTTTCGCCCCCACACCCTGTTTCGCATGGTGCGCTCCAAAGCCTATCTCTATCGCGGCGTCAAAATCCGCTGGAGCTGCGATGCGGCGCTGCTGAAAGACAAGGAAGACAAGGACGTCCCCGAAAAGGCCGAACTGCACTTCCCCGGCGGCTTGGCGGATTATATCGCCAGCTTGTTGAAGGAACGGCGCACCGTGACGCCGTTGCCGTTCGAAGGCCTTGCCAACTTTCCAGAAGGTCCCGGCCGGGTCGAATGGGCGGTGGCGTGGCCGATGGACGAAGACGGGTTCTTGAATTCCTATTGCAACACCGTGCCCACGCCCCAGGGTGGCACCCATGAATCGGGTCTGAAATCGGCCCTGACCAAGGGTATCAAGGCCTACGCCGATCTGGTCGGCGACAAGCGCGCGGCCAAAATCATGGCCGACGACATGATCGGCGGCGCGTGCGTGATGCTGTCGGCGTTTATCCCCGAACCGCAATTTCAGGGCCAGACCAAGGACAAGCTGGCCACCGCCGAAGCCGCGCGGCTGGTGGAAAACGCCGTGCGCGACCGCTTCGACCATTGGCTTTCGAGCGACCCCAAAGTGGCACAGGTGCTGCTCGACAATGCCGTGGAACGCGCCAATATCCGCACGCGGCGCCGCCTGGACCAAGAAACCAAGCGCAAATCGCTGACCAAAAAGCTGCGCTTGCCGGGCAAACTGTCCGATTGCAGCCAGACCTCGGCGCTGGGCACCGAACTGTTCATCGTCGAAGGCGACAGCGCCGGCGGTTCCGCCAAACAGGCCCGCGACCGCAAGACCCAGGCGATCTTGCCGTTGCGCGGCAAGATCCTCAACGTCGCCTCGGCCACCGCCGACAAGCTCAAGGCCAATCAGGAACTGTCCGATCTGGTCGAGGCGCTGGGCTGCGGCACGCGCAAGGCCTACGACGACGAAGCGCTGCGCTACGAAAAGGTCATCATCATGACCGACGCCGACGTGGACGGTGCGCACATTGCGTCTCTATTGATGACATTCTTCTTTAAGGAAACACCAAAACTCATTGAAAATGGCCATCTTTACATCGCCATGCCGCCGCTGTATCGCATCAGCCAAGGGGCCAAGGTGATCTATGCCCGCGACGACGCCCACAAGGACGAATTGATGCAAACCGAGTTCACCGGGCGCGGCAAGATCGAGATCAGCCGCTTTAAGGGCCTGGGTGAAATGCCGCCCGCGCAGCTCAAAGAAACCACCATGAACCCGGATAACCGCATCTTGTTGCGCGTCACGGTGCCCACCGGCCACGGTGCCGAAGACTGGGACGACATCCACGACACCGAAGAACTGGTCGAAAGCCTGATGGGTAAAAAGCCCGAACTGCGCTATGCCTACATCCAAGAGCACGCCCAATTCGTCGAGGACATCGACGTCTAG